One segment of bacterium DNA contains the following:
- the yidD gene encoding membrane protein insertion efficiency factor YidD — translation MRILSWLLLRLIDLYAVTIGPHFGGRCRFEPSCSRYAHEAIAVHGPFKGVRLTVVRLAKCGPWHHGGFDPVPPKKTGL, via the coding sequence ATGCGTATCCTCTCCTGGCTGCTTCTCCGATTGATCGATCTGTATGCGGTGACGATTGGGCCGCATTTTGGAGGGCGCTGCCGCTTTGAGCCGTCCTGCTCGCGCTATGCCCATGAAGCCATCGCGGTGCACGGCCCGTTTAAGGGAGTACGTCTGACCGTTGTCCGGCTGGCCAAGTGCGGCCCGTGGCACCACGGCGGGTTCGATCCCGTACCGCCGAAAAAGACAGGATTGTAG
- the yidC gene encoding membrane protein insertase YidC: protein MFDRRTLIAFAVVALILILLPKYMQWVNPPRPVPVTTEAPKTPPADTTTTAAAPSAPVKAPADTVATTMQPKTEPGVISPDTAQPVPGYVTVETPLFDMAIGSNAQVTRYNLKKYHVTTGQPVALHQPPTQVSPAIGAVDFDFGDANPHTLKNLRFKASKTTLNIGEGGADSVVFTAGDSVGQQIRLTYIIRGDKYGFDLALRTEKLAVPETGEFHVLWKGGVPVTEPDPARDIQYAGAYAKVGDEVVTVKAGKDPKKEFTQTGSTGFVAVRSKYFIAAVIPNLPAAGTEIVGRNAAPKDKTSLPSYDATLRETWGKNALGYWTVYWGPMKYENLKALNAGVEETMNWGWAIIKPISRLILKALVGLHSVISNYGIVIIIFAIFIKLLLWPLTRKSQISMKKMSALQPEIQELRETHKNNPQAMNAAIMRLYKERGINPASGCLMLLPQMPVLYALYAIFSSTIEFRQAPFFGWIKDLAQPDIVAQLPFSIPLYGAHVTILPLIMGVTQFFMAKRTATDPNQKAMIYLMPVMMMLIFNNLPSGLTLYYTLFNLLAIVEQNFIKVPDFTPSVQVIEEKSQKAKKPKSQN from the coding sequence ATGTTCGACCGCAGAACTCTTATCGCCTTCGCCGTTGTTGCGCTGATTCTGATTCTCCTTCCCAAGTATATGCAGTGGGTCAATCCGCCGCGGCCCGTTCCGGTAACCACCGAAGCGCCTAAGACCCCGCCGGCAGACACGACCACTACCGCTGCCGCGCCGAGCGCGCCGGTAAAGGCTCCGGCGGATACCGTCGCCACCACAATGCAACCCAAGACAGAACCGGGAGTCATCTCGCCCGACACGGCGCAGCCGGTGCCGGGGTATGTGACCGTGGAGACGCCGCTGTTTGACATGGCCATTGGGTCGAATGCGCAGGTGACGCGGTATAATCTGAAGAAGTACCACGTGACTACCGGCCAGCCGGTGGCGCTGCATCAGCCGCCGACTCAGGTAAGTCCGGCCATCGGCGCGGTGGACTTCGATTTCGGCGATGCCAATCCCCACACGCTGAAGAATCTGCGCTTCAAGGCCAGCAAGACTACTCTGAATATCGGCGAGGGCGGCGCGGACTCGGTGGTGTTTACGGCGGGCGATTCGGTGGGCCAGCAGATCCGGCTAACTTATATTATCCGCGGCGACAAGTACGGGTTTGATCTGGCGCTGCGCACGGAAAAGCTGGCCGTGCCCGAGACCGGGGAATTCCACGTGCTGTGGAAGGGCGGCGTGCCGGTGACCGAGCCGGATCCGGCGCGGGATATTCAGTATGCCGGAGCCTATGCCAAGGTCGGCGATGAGGTGGTGACGGTTAAGGCGGGCAAGGATCCCAAAAAGGAATTTACCCAGACGGGCTCGACCGGGTTTGTGGCGGTGCGCTCCAAGTACTTCATCGCGGCGGTGATTCCCAATTTGCCGGCGGCGGGAACGGAGATTGTAGGCCGCAATGCCGCGCCCAAGGACAAAACCTCTCTGCCTTCCTATGATGCCACGCTGCGCGAGACCTGGGGCAAGAACGCGCTGGGCTACTGGACGGTCTATTGGGGACCGATGAAGTATGAGAATCTGAAGGCCCTGAATGCCGGCGTTGAAGAGACGATGAACTGGGGCTGGGCGATTATCAAGCCGATCTCGCGCCTGATTTTGAAGGCACTGGTGGGGCTGCACAGTGTCATTTCCAACTACGGCATTGTGATCATCATCTTTGCGATCTTCATTAAGCTGCTGCTCTGGCCGCTGACGCGCAAGTCGCAGATCTCGATGAAGAAGATGAGCGCTTTGCAGCCGGAAATTCAGGAGCTGCGGGAGACGCACAAGAATAACCCGCAGGCGATGAACGCGGCGATCATGCGGCTCTACAAGGAGCGCGGGATCAATCCGGCGTCGGGCTGCCTGATGCTGCTGCCGCAGATGCCGGTACTGTACGCGTTGTATGCGATCTTTTCCAGCACCATCGAATTCCGCCAGGCGCCGTTCTTCGGATGGATCAAGGATCTGGCGCAGCCGGACATCGTGGCTCAGTTGCCGTTTTCGATTCCGCTCTACGGCGCGCACGTCACGATTCTGCCGCTGATTATGGGCGTCACGCAGTTCTTCATGGCCAAGCGCACGGCCACGGACCCGAACCAGAAGGCGATGATCTACCTCATGCCCGTGATGATGATGCTGATCTTCAATAACCTTCCCTCGGGCCTGACGCTCTACTACACGCTCTTCAATCTGCTGGCCATCGTCGAGCAGAACTTCATCAAGGTCCCCGACTTCACGCCTTCGGTGCAAGTGATCGAAGAAAAAAGCCAAAAGGCCAAAAAGCCAAAAAGCCAAAATTAG
- a CDS encoding tetratricopeptide repeat protein has product MPTPEIVTLLTQLGQIVPGIEANIVTALLFKFGGKLARPLVKRIREELSATSGADLWKQLEAVEAGTVEPNDLAALNGEIARLMAQSQSFQADIAALLSEIIAASGEARELMEQTLAGMKTHDDVTRADHDKQTVLLENILARLATLAAQSPVVAVGNAFPEPVTLYGRPDETNRLKDLLSCHQPRVIQLIGQSGVGKTALAARVVHDLKLDYVRVEMHGESAEAVTNRLFEILIGQQAPQRPHAELVAAIVDAWQKRKCLLVLDNLHSLLTPEAVPKDDAAKLLLEKLGEHGQLLTLGWPGTDALGTSNEHVLTWPLEGIKETPGVAKMRAEGVSGEPKTISLEKVVETLDGNPKMLEILATLIRKYGGQATILDQYPDWVSGSMAPLRAVWDAIGKELQELVAALCVFRRGRNAMRLGAFLNRKNVQPQLESLMAWRLVRPLDGVQDYGPDHDLVRKVVGEHFGEEKLHKLHGRAIAIWSRDTGNIGKEKTPTTLEEIRPLLEAGYHLAQRKDGDALLELIWSKRGGQTLDELAGMFGAWTDIMELWAAASLYASDERNRAAARQNMGIYMQRRGDWERALAEYRACLAIMEKLGDFAGVANSRGQIGRVYHDQREWEKALSEYRASLEIAEKIRYVAGVAKSRHNIGVVYQDGGKWEEALAEYRASLEIAEKLGDVAGVAKSRHEIGMVYQALGEWERALSEYRASLEIAEKLGDVAGAAKSRHEIGRVYQKQGEWEKALTEYRTSLEIAEKIGDKRGVAETHGQMGLLYKEIKGYAEALPHSLMALSVFAQIGDPRVKIVVGHLVLLHRAWGSENFDTAWKEQTGEEVPEWVKGETEGMREDR; this is encoded by the coding sequence GTGCCAACACCAGAGATTGTCACACTTCTGACTCAGCTCGGCCAGATCGTACCGGGAATCGAGGCGAACATTGTGACCGCCCTGCTCTTCAAGTTCGGCGGCAAGTTGGCACGCCCGTTGGTCAAACGAATCCGCGAGGAACTGTCTGCAACGAGCGGTGCGGATTTGTGGAAGCAGTTGGAAGCGGTGGAAGCGGGCACTGTAGAACCAAATGATCTCGCGGCGTTGAATGGGGAAATTGCGAGGCTTATGGCACAGAGCCAGAGTTTTCAGGCGGACATCGCGGCTCTGCTGTCGGAAATCATCGCCGCCAGTGGCGAGGCTCGGGAGTTGATGGAGCAGACGCTGGCGGGGATGAAGACGCATGACGATGTGACGCGTGCAGATCATGACAAGCAGACGGTGCTGTTAGAAAATATCCTTGCGCGACTTGCGACACTGGCAGCGCAGAGTCCCGTGGTTGCCGTGGGGAATGCTTTTCCCGAGCCGGTGACGCTCTACGGTCGGCCCGATGAGACCAACCGCTTGAAGGACTTGTTGAGCTGCCACCAACCGCGGGTGATTCAACTGATCGGCCAGAGCGGAGTGGGCAAGACGGCACTGGCCGCGCGGGTGGTGCATGATTTGAAGCTGGACTATGTCCGCGTGGAGATGCACGGCGAAAGCGCCGAAGCGGTGACGAACAGGCTCTTTGAAATCTTGATTGGACAACAGGCACCGCAGAGACCGCATGCGGAACTTGTGGCGGCGATTGTGGACGCATGGCAGAAGCGGAAATGCCTGCTGGTGCTGGACAATCTGCACAGCCTGCTGACGCCGGAGGCCGTTCCGAAAGACGATGCGGCCAAGCTGTTGCTGGAAAAGCTCGGCGAGCACGGCCAACTGCTGACCTTGGGCTGGCCGGGAACGGACGCGCTGGGGACGAGTAACGAGCACGTGCTCACGTGGCCGCTGGAAGGGATCAAGGAAACTCCCGGTGTTGCCAAGATGCGGGCGGAGGGTGTGAGCGGTGAGCCCAAAACGATCAGCCTTGAAAAGGTTGTGGAAACGCTCGATGGCAATCCGAAGATGCTCGAGATTTTGGCCACGCTGATTCGAAAATATGGTGGCCAGGCGACGATTCTCGATCAATATCCGGATTGGGTTTCCGGCAGTATGGCACCTTTGCGCGCGGTGTGGGATGCCATCGGGAAGGAGTTGCAGGAACTGGTGGCGGCGCTGTGCGTGTTCCGGCGGGGAAGGAATGCCATGCGGTTAGGTGCGTTCCTTAACCGCAAGAATGTGCAGCCGCAGCTTGAGAGCTTGATGGCTTGGAGGTTGGTGCGGCCACTGGATGGGGTGCAGGATTATGGGCCGGATCATGATCTGGTTAGGAAGGTGGTAGGCGAGCATTTTGGCGAAGAGAAGCTGCATAAGTTGCATGGCCGTGCGATCGCGATTTGGTCTCGGGATACGGGGAACATTGGTAAGGAGAAGACACCGACGACACTTGAAGAGATTCGGCCGCTGCTCGAAGCCGGGTATCATCTGGCACAGAGGAAAGACGGCGACGCATTGTTAGAACTCATATGGTCGAAGCGGGGCGGACAGACACTTGATGAACTTGCCGGCATGTTCGGAGCTTGGACAGACATCATGGAGTTGTGGGCGGCGGCTTCTCTATATGCCTCGGATGAACGCAACCGTGCCGCAGCCCGACAGAATATGGGCATTTACATGCAGAGACGGGGCGACTGGGAAAGGGCCCTGGCGGAATACCGGGCATGTCTTGCGATCATGGAGAAGTTGGGCGATTTCGCAGGAGTGGCGAACAGCCGCGGTCAGATCGGGAGGGTGTATCACGATCAAAGGGAGTGGGAGAAGGCGCTTTCGGAATACCGGGCCAGCTTGGAGATTGCGGAGAAGATCAGGTATGTGGCGGGGGTGGCGAAGAGCCGTCACAATATCGGGGTGGTATATCAGGATGGAGGAAAGTGGGAGGAGGCGTTGGCTGAATACCGGGCCAGCTTAGAGATTGCGGAGAAGCTGGGGGACGTGGCGGGAGTAGCCAAGAGTCGTCACGAGATCGGGATGGTGTACCAAGCTCTGGGCGAGTGGGAGAGGGCGCTTTCGGAATACCGGGCCAGCTTAGAGATTGCGGAGAAGCTGGGGGACGTGGCGGGAGCAGCCAAGAGTCGTCACGAGATCGGGAGAGTGTATCAGAAGCAGGGGGAGTGGGAGAAGGCTCTGACGGAATACCGCACCAGTCTGGAGATTGCAGAGAAGATCGGGGATAAGCGGGGTGTGGCCGAAACGCACGGACAGATGGGCCTGCTCTATAAAGAGATCAAAGGATATGCCGAGGCGCTCCCGCACTCGCTGATGGCACTGTCGGTTTTTGCCCAAATAGGAGATCCACGAGTGAAGATCGTCGTAGGGCATTTGGTTCTCCTCCATCGGGCATGGGGTTCCGAGAATTTCGACACGGCGTGGAAGGAGCAGACGGGGGAAGAGGTGCCGGAGTGGGTGAAGGGGGAGACTGAAGGAATGCGGGAAGACAGGTAA
- a CDS encoding YCF48-related protein, with the protein MSKYIMGLVLLCAVSGFAQGGWVQISSPTTNDLTSVDFSWIPNGLAVGDARTILRTSDNGITWSIVNAGEGARLNAVAMTEDSIAVATGLDGQILYTDRYGSQWEVVQEGWMIDYHAAHQLSRNVGVVMGRNTVLQPFGSWTTNEWQSKTDFNFYVNHDGSGNEGAVMGVHFLDNALGCAVVHIWDGHGAIVKTTDGGANWTTTYWGDYPLNAITAAHEISDAMFAAGSNGTFLISTDNGDTWTAGAPAGTDIYGLSFVNSQLGWVVGNGGRIKRTTDGGVGWQDQANPAGDETLRGVRFITADIGIAVGDGGVILRTTTGGMPGNTPPGAFARVSPPDSSYLGCGEESLACIHFGWTTSQDADNDSVRYLLRVNDQHGDTLHFVTRDTVFTDSLRAFVETGDIVFHINWRVWATDGQDTVEAENGAGFFTATVPDAATPFIPHPSAFSLTCYPNPFNPTTTLAISLPQAGETTLAVYSIEGRKVLEQRFGVLTAGEHRVTFDGSNLPSGIYISRVEAGRARFSHKLVLLK; encoded by the coding sequence ATGTCAAAGTACATTATGGGTTTGGTGTTGTTGTGCGCGGTGAGCGGGTTTGCGCAGGGCGGGTGGGTGCAGATAAGCAGTCCGACCACGAATGATCTGACCTCGGTGGATTTTTCCTGGATACCGAATGGGCTGGCGGTGGGTGATGCGCGGACGATTCTACGAACATCCGACAACGGGATAACCTGGAGCATCGTGAACGCGGGCGAAGGGGCGCGGCTGAATGCCGTCGCGATGACGGAGGACTCGATCGCGGTGGCTACAGGGCTGGACGGGCAGATCCTCTACACCGACAGATACGGTTCACAGTGGGAAGTGGTTCAGGAAGGCTGGATGATCGACTACCATGCGGCACATCAGCTCTCGCGGAATGTGGGCGTCGTGATGGGCAGGAACACGGTCCTGCAGCCGTTCGGTTCCTGGACGACCAACGAGTGGCAGAGCAAGACCGATTTCAATTTCTATGTGAATCACGATGGTTCAGGAAACGAAGGGGCTGTGATGGGGGTGCACTTCCTGGACAACGCCTTGGGTTGCGCCGTGGTGCATATCTGGGACGGCCACGGGGCGATTGTCAAGACCACCGACGGCGGGGCAAACTGGACAACAACCTACTGGGGCGACTATCCACTGAATGCGATTACCGCCGCGCATGAAATTTCGGACGCCATGTTTGCCGCCGGTTCCAATGGCACTTTTCTGATCTCGACTGATAACGGCGACACATGGACGGCAGGCGCGCCGGCCGGAACCGATATCTACGGCCTGAGTTTTGTAAATTCTCAACTGGGCTGGGTTGTCGGCAACGGCGGCAGGATCAAACGCACGACCGACGGCGGAGTCGGTTGGCAGGATCAGGCCAATCCCGCTGGCGATGAAACGCTGCGGGGAGTGCGTTTCATCACCGCGGATATCGGCATAGCGGTCGGCGACGGCGGTGTAATTTTACGCACGACGACGGGCGGCATGCCCGGCAATACTCCTCCCGGCGCGTTTGCAAGAGTTTCACCGCCGGACAGTTCGTATCTGGGGTGCGGGGAAGAAAGTCTTGCCTGCATTCATTTCGGCTGGACCACGTCACAGGATGCGGACAACGATTCGGTGCGGTATCTGCTGCGGGTCAACGATCAGCACGGCGACACGCTGCACTTTGTCACGCGGGATACGGTGTTCACCGACAGCCTGCGCGCGTTCGTGGAGACCGGGGATATCGTCTTCCACATCAACTGGCGTGTTTGGGCGACCGATGGACAGGATACGGTTGAAGCCGAAAACGGCGCGGGATTCTTCACCGCCACTGTGCCCGACGCCGCGACGCCCTTCATCCCTCATCCTTCAGCTTTCAGCCTTACGTGCTATCCTAATCCGTTCAATCCCACAACAACGCTGGCGATCTCATTGCCGCAGGCGGGCGAGACGACGCTGGCGGTGTATTCGATTGAAGGGCGGAAGGTGCTGGAGCAGCGGTTCGGTGTGCTGACGGCGGGTGAACATCGCGTGACCTTTGACGGATCGAATCTGCCTTCGGGAATTTATATCTCGCGGGTGGAAGCCGGACGCGCGCGGTTCAGCCATAAGCTGGTGCTGCTGAAGTAA
- a CDS encoding VIT1/CCC1 transporter family protein, translating into MAETAAEHSHKEEHFSGTETVRDIVIGMSDGLTVPFALAAGLSGAVDQAHIVVIAGLAEIAAGAIAMGLGGYLAAKTESEHYASERKREEWECVHLPERERAEVEEVLMGYGVDQDGAQLVTTRLMENRKKWVDFMMRFELGLEEPDPKRARVSAATIGVSYIVGGLVPLFPYMLMSTSARALVVSVIVTLIALFIFGFVKGHFTGISTWRSGLQTMLIGGLAAAAAFGIAKWISA; encoded by the coding sequence ATGGCGGAGACGGCGGCGGAGCATAGTCACAAGGAAGAGCACTTCTCCGGTACGGAGACCGTGCGGGATATTGTGATTGGGATGTCGGACGGGCTGACGGTGCCGTTTGCGCTGGCGGCGGGACTCTCGGGCGCGGTGGATCAGGCACATATTGTCGTGATTGCGGGGTTGGCGGAGATTGCGGCGGGCGCCATTGCCATGGGCCTCGGCGGCTATCTGGCGGCCAAGACCGAATCTGAACATTATGCCAGCGAGCGCAAGCGCGAAGAGTGGGAGTGCGTGCATCTGCCGGAACGCGAGCGGGCCGAAGTGGAAGAGGTGCTGATGGGCTACGGCGTGGACCAGGACGGGGCACAGCTTGTGACCACGCGCCTGATGGAGAACCGGAAGAAGTGGGTGGACTTCATGATGCGCTTCGAACTGGGCCTTGAGGAGCCGGATCCGAAGCGGGCGCGGGTGAGTGCGGCGACGATTGGAGTATCCTATATTGTGGGCGGGCTGGTGCCGCTCTTTCCGTACATGCTGATGAGCACCAGTGCGCGGGCATTGGTGGTGTCGGTGATCGTGACGCTGATTGCGCTGTTCATCTTCGGCTTTGTCAAGGGCCATTTTACCGGTATCAGCACATGGCGCAGCGGTCTGCAGACGATGCTGATCGGCGGCTTGGCGGCGGCGGCGGCGTTTGGCATTGCCAAATGGATTAGCGCATAG
- a CDS encoding TOBE domain-containing protein: MKYGARNQLVGKVTEIKKGQLMCEVKLDLSSPGSMASVMTIESLEELNLQPGDTVKVVVKAVNVLLVKE; the protein is encoded by the coding sequence ATGAAGTACGGAGCACGCAATCAACTGGTCGGCAAGGTGACGGAGATCAAGAAGGGGCAGCTTATGTGCGAGGTCAAGCTTGACCTGTCCAGCCCCGGTTCGATGGCGTCGGTGATGACAATCGAATCGCTCGAAGAGTTGAATCTTCAGCCCGGCGACACGGTGAAGGTGGTGGTGAAGGCGGTCAATGTGCTGCTGGTAAAGGAGTGA
- a CDS encoding DinB family protein produces the protein MDLLHHFRKLFEYDEWANREVIEAIRVSGAPPSPQVLKRLGHIVGAEAMWLARWRQQASPKVWPELSLAQCEQELSDIAKGWHDQLRMITPEQLDGKITYVNSKGEPWANLVSDVLTQLVMHSAYHRGQIASDMRAAGLEPAYTDYVHAVRQSLIA, from the coding sequence ATGGACTTATTGCATCACTTCCGGAAGCTGTTCGAATATGACGAGTGGGCGAACCGGGAAGTCATTGAGGCGATTCGCGTCTCCGGAGCGCCGCCGTCGCCGCAGGTGCTCAAACGGCTGGGGCACATCGTGGGTGCCGAGGCCATGTGGCTGGCACGCTGGAGACAGCAGGCGAGTCCCAAAGTGTGGCCGGAGTTGTCTCTGGCACAGTGCGAGCAGGAATTGAGCGACATCGCCAAAGGCTGGCACGATCAGTTGCGAATGATCACTCCCGAGCAGCTTGACGGGAAGATCACTTATGTCAACAGCAAGGGCGAGCCGTGGGCGAACCTTGTGTCCGACGTGCTCACCCAGTTGGTGATGCACTCGGCGTATCATCGCGGACAGATTGCCTCGGACATGCGTGCGGCGGGCCTCGAACCGGCTTACACGGATTATGTTCATGCGGTGCGGCAGAGCCTGATTGCTTAA
- a CDS encoding cupin domain-containing protein translates to MKVVLLRDGETYQPEPEWKRVSLAGSANMSLEYFEKPAGHSSPLHTHPSEQVSLILQGQMKVVNGDGEEALLGPGDTAWFAPNEPHRIENPTDSLAIGVDIFVPARGFDFWTKKLQEKKAP, encoded by the coding sequence ATGAAAGTTGTCTTGCTGAGGGATGGGGAAACCTATCAACCGGAGCCGGAGTGGAAACGGGTAAGCCTGGCCGGAAGCGCGAACATGTCCTTAGAGTATTTTGAAAAGCCGGCGGGGCACTCCTCGCCGCTGCACACCCATCCGTCCGAGCAGGTGTCGCTCATTTTGCAGGGGCAGATGAAGGTGGTGAATGGCGACGGGGAAGAGGCGCTGCTGGGTCCGGGAGACACGGCCTGGTTCGCACCCAACGAACCGCACCGCATCGAGAACCCCACGGACAGCCTGGCGATTGGCGTGGATATTTTTGTTCCGGCGCGCGGTTTTGATTTCTGGACGAAGAAGCTTCAGGAAAAGAAGGCCCCGTGA
- a CDS encoding retroviral-like aspartic protease family protein, with amino-acid sequence MKRSVSLVTLVVAALTLGGCASMKLSVKPETPPAPATQTVQAYTSFWDAVDNVDLPYAQRQEESAEHKDLAAAMQTALDGKTDEAVEAVRKVWMSTADSATRHRSRELLENLLFTRARWKDILDLYTRDTSTVDPQEDMRALVKVYAAAPQEQVDLPAAPDTTAIKLNGVGLPTVEVMVNGHPRRFIVDTGAAVSVLSSDFAKECGVRAAEESAQAGTSNTKTVAIQAAVVDSLRWGKLLVQHHPVAIIEASHLRFRLLGVITLLRIDGIVGWNLLRELNVKMDYRNKIAVVQPPQKKDGMPRNLFDLGEPMVMLQNEQGTRFNFLLDTGANSTCLGQSGLNKLPAQTYHKRRTMVGGAGGMESFKAAVVPHLTLYTNGYALQFKNLRTGPEAKTSGVKRDGILGSDVAAKGAITLDFQNGRFEYELPATH; translated from the coding sequence ATGAAGCGTAGCGTTTCTCTTGTCACACTTGTGGTTGCGGCACTGACCCTCGGCGGCTGTGCCTCGATGAAGCTGTCGGTCAAGCCCGAGACTCCCCCCGCGCCGGCGACGCAGACGGTGCAGGCCTATACATCCTTCTGGGATGCCGTGGACAATGTGGATCTGCCGTATGCCCAACGGCAGGAAGAGAGCGCCGAGCATAAGGACTTGGCCGCGGCCATGCAGACGGCGCTGGACGGCAAGACCGATGAGGCGGTGGAAGCTGTGCGCAAGGTGTGGATGTCCACGGCGGATTCGGCCACACGCCACCGGTCGCGGGAGCTGCTGGAGAACCTGCTGTTTACCCGCGCGCGCTGGAAAGATATTCTGGATTTGTACACACGTGACACCAGCACGGTAGATCCACAGGAAGACATGCGCGCGCTGGTTAAGGTTTATGCCGCTGCTCCCCAAGAGCAGGTGGATCTGCCCGCTGCGCCGGATACGACGGCAATCAAACTCAACGGCGTGGGTCTGCCGACGGTGGAGGTGATGGTCAACGGCCATCCACGGCGGTTCATCGTAGATACAGGAGCCGCGGTGAGCGTGCTCTCTTCGGATTTCGCGAAGGAATGCGGCGTCAGGGCGGCGGAAGAAAGCGCACAGGCGGGAACATCCAACACCAAAACCGTGGCCATTCAGGCGGCGGTGGTAGACAGCCTGCGCTGGGGCAAGCTGCTGGTACAACACCATCCCGTGGCGATCATTGAAGCCTCCCATCTGCGCTTCAGGTTGCTGGGGGTGATCACGCTGCTGAGGATTGACGGCATTGTCGGCTGGAATCTGCTCCGCGAATTGAATGTAAAAATGGATTACCGGAACAAGATCGCCGTGGTGCAGCCGCCACAGAAAAAGGACGGCATGCCGCGCAACCTGTTTGATCTGGGCGAGCCGATGGTAATGCTCCAGAATGAGCAGGGCACACGGTTCAATTTTCTGTTGGACACGGGCGCCAATTCCACCTGTCTTGGCCAGAGCGGCCTTAACAAGCTCCCCGCCCAAACCTATCACAAGCGGCGTACGATGGTTGGCGGTGCGGGCGGCATGGAGAGTTTCAAGGCCGCCGTAGTGCCGCACCTGACGCTGTACACCAATGGCTACGCGTTGCAGTTCAAAAACCTGCGCACCGGACCTGAAGCCAAGACATCCGGCGTGAAGCGCGACGGGATTTTGGGCAGCGATGTGGCGGCCAAGGGGGCGATCACCCTCGATTTTCAGAATGGCCGTTTCGAGTATGAATTGCCGGCAACACATTGA
- the mnmE gene encoding tRNA uridine-5-carboxymethylaminomethyl(34) synthesis GTPase MnmE, with protein sequence MADVTISQGGAGQAQRALPPRRLRSPQDSDSSPFEKGGKEGGSYLDNGELIDEVILTFFRAPKSYTGEDVVEISCHGGRYAAARILELLLEQGARMARPGEFTERAFLNGKLDLAQAEAVAELIHSRTQQAGRAAARQLAGGLSHKVSAMRSRLLDLLALLELELDFSEEDVEFQAQSERLSTLRELMEEMRALTATFARGRVVREGLRVAIVGAPNAGKSTLLNALSGQDRAIVSPEPGTTRDVVEAHIEVEGIELILQDTAGLREAAGSIESEGIARTRRAIEQADVVLLVVDASDPHWPEENTFGKRTLLVWNKTDLNGVVGAHSRAPVAFVSAHRISALTGAGVEELLHQILALTIGEEFGAQEIIISEARHHDALTRAIGSLERAQLQIGQSTLMASDLRDAVNALGEITGETVGEEILDRIFSKFCIGK encoded by the coding sequence ATGGCTGATGTGACGATATCGCAAGGCGGGGCAGGGCAGGCCCAAAGAGCCCTGCCGCCGCGAAGGTTACGATCACCGCAAGACTCAGATTCTTCCCCCTTTGAAAAAGGGGGAAAAGAAGGGGGTTCGTACTTAGACAACGGCGAACTCATCGATGAGGTCATCCTTACCTTCTTCCGGGCGCCGAAATCGTACACGGGAGAAGATGTGGTGGAGATCTCCTGTCATGGCGGCCGGTATGCGGCGGCGCGGATTCTGGAACTGCTGCTGGAGCAAGGGGCGCGGATGGCACGGCCGGGAGAATTTACCGAGCGCGCCTTTCTGAACGGCAAGCTGGATCTGGCACAGGCCGAAGCCGTGGCGGAGCTGATTCATTCGCGCACCCAGCAGGCAGGACGCGCGGCGGCACGGCAACTGGCGGGCGGGTTGTCACACAAGGTGTCGGCGATGCGCTCGCGGCTGCTGGATCTGCTGGCGCTTTTGGAACTGGAATTGGATTTTTCTGAGGAGGATGTCGAGTTTCAGGCGCAGAGCGAGCGGCTTTCGACCCTGCGAGAACTGATGGAGGAGATGCGGGCGCTAACGGCGACCTTTGCGCGGGGACGGGTGGTGCGCGAGGGGCTGCGGGTGGCGATTGTCGGCGCGCCCAATGCGGGGAAGTCGACCTTGTTGAATGCGCTCTCCGGACAGGACCGGGCGATTGTCAGCCCCGAGCCGGGCACTACCCGCGACGTGGTGGAAGCGCATATTGAAGTTGAAGGCATCGAACTGATTTTGCAGGACACGGCGGGGCTGCGCGAGGCGGCGGGCAGCATCGAGAGCGAAGGCATTGCCCGCACGCGCCGCGCCATCGAGCAGGCCGACGTGGTGCTGCTGGTGGTGGATGCGAGCGATCCCCATTGGCCTGAAGAGAATACCTTCGGCAAGCGGACGCTGCTGGTGTGGAATAAGACAGACCTGAACGGCGTCGTAGGGGCGCACAGCCGTGCGCCCGTTGCCTTCGTTTCCGCGCATCGCATCTCCGCTTTAACAGGCGCGGGGGTGGAAGAACTGCTGCATCAGATTCTCGCGCTGACGATAGGGGAGGAGTTCGGCGCACAGGAGATTATCATTTCCGAAGCGCGGCATCACGACGCACTGACGCGCGCCATCGGTAGCCTGGAGCGCGCGCAATTGCAAATTGGTCAATCCACCCTGATGGCTTCCGATCTGCGTGACGCGGTGAATGCCTTAGGCGAGATCACCGGCGAAACGGTGGGCGAAGAAATTCTGGACAGGATCTTTTCGAAGTTTTGTATCGGAAAGTAG